ACCACCTGCCGGATGGCCGACACCCTCGCGCCCGGCAGGGCCTGGCCGATCTGCGCGACGATGTCCTCCACGGGGCAATTCTTGCACAGCGCCGCGACCTCGAAGAAGGTCACCCCCCCGGGAACCTTCGACAGCGCCTGCACGTCCGCGATGTCGGCGATGATCATCCCGTCTTCCTTCTCCCCCGTGGAACGGAGCACCCCCACGACGTGGAACAGCCGGTTCCCTGTCGTCACGGTTCCACCGGGCCCTTTGTCGAGAGCCGCGGCGGCATCGGCGCCGAGGAGCGCTTCTCCCCGCTTCCGGATCGGGGAACCGTCGATCTTCCACCACGGCCGGGCGTCCGCCATTTCGGCGGAGGGGATGCCCATCCAGACGAGGTTCTTGCCGGAAGCGTCCGCCGCGGTCAGCAGGTACGGGACGATCGAGCGGATCCGGTCCCTGTGGTGGATCGACGCTATCTTCTCCTTGTCCGCCAGGGTGAGCCGGGAGCGGGAGACCTCGGTACCCCCGAGGGCGATGTCGCCGAACCCGAGGGAGAGCTGGTCCGTCCGGGGCGATACGAGGATGTTCGCGCCGAACCGGTCGAGCTGGTCCTGCACGGCCCCTTCCATCTGGGAGGTGAGCGACGCGATCGCGACGAAGGTGGCGATCCCGAGGAAGATCCCGAGACCGGTGAAGGCCGCCCGCGACTTGCGGCGGAGCAGGTTCTTCCACGCCAGTTTCCGAAGGTTCATCGACGTCGCCCCCGCAGCCCGGTCACGTCCGCTTGCGGGCGAAATACTCCTTGCCCGCCGCGATATCCGACTTCCGGATGATCATGTATCCCGCCTCTTCCTTGTGGGCCAGCGGATGGGGATTGCACCCCCCCTTCACCTCGCCGATCTTGTCGCAGGCGAACTTCTGGTTGCAGTTGTTGCACACCATCTGCTCCCCTTCCTGCCGGTAGCCGCGGTTCGTGCGGAAGCAGACGTCGCACGCGTCGAGCGCCGCGCGGTACTTTCCGTCGGAACTCCGCAGCGCGAAGTAGTGGAGCTGCCGCCCGGCCGACTCAAGCGACAGGAAGAGCGCCTTCCCGGAATCGAGGGCCGAGAGGGGAATCGAGACCGTGTCGGCGGACTCTTTCACGCCCGCCGCCTTCGCCGCGTCGGCCGGCGATTTCTTCAGGATCCCGTCGAACAGACCCGCATGCCCGGCGGCGGCGACCCCGGCCAGAAGCAGGATCACCGCGATCGCAAGGCGAGTACCGCCCCCACCCCCGCAACAGGCGCCGCCGATTTTCTTATCCGGACCATTTCCCTCCATGGAACCCAACCTCTCCGTGCCCTTCATTCCCCGGACCTCCCGGATGTATTGTCGGGCGGTATGTAGCACAGCCTGTGCCGAAATGCATTAAAACCGATTTCAGCTACCGTTCGTCAATTTGGATTAACACCGATTATTCCGTTCGCCCCATGGGAGCGGAAGCCTGAAGAATATTCTCCGCGAGTGAAGAGTATTCCCCTGCCACACGCAGCGCCTCACTCCCGCGTGCCGGTCGGATTTTTCCTGTTGACATCGATGGTGAGGGCGAATACACTATCAAATCGATAGATAATGTATTTATTAGATCCGCCAATCTCCACCGCCCCCAGGGAGGGTAACTCGATGAAGCGCATGCTCGTGCTCCTCGCCGCAATCCTGCTCGCAACCCAGGACGTCCACGCAGAACCCGTGAAGATCAACCTCCACTCCTGCTGCGTCACGGAGGACGCCACGACGAAGGAGATCCTCCCCGCCTTCAAGAAGTATTACAAGGAGAAGTTCGGCAAGGACGTCGACGTCTCCGCGTCGTTCGCCGGCTCCGGGACGCTCAAGAACCAGATCCTGGGCGGGGCGCCGGTGCAGGTGGCGGTCCTCTCCTCCGAGCTGTACCTGGACCAGTTGAAGGAGAAGGGGCTGGTCTCTTCGGACTGGCGGAAGAACCCGAACCAGGGGGCGGTCATCAAGTCCGTCATCGTCTTCGTCACCCGAAAAGGGAACCCGAAGGGACTCGTCACCTTCGAAGATCTCGCGAAGCCGGGAACGAAGGTGCTCCACGCGAGCCCGGACACCTCCGGGGGGGCGCAGTGGGCGATCTTCGCGATCTACGGCGCGGGTGCGAACTTCCGGAACCTCACCTTCGGTCCGGAGGACGGGGGGGTGAAGCTCCTTTCCGCCGTCGAGAAGAACGTGATCGCACAGCCCGAGTCGGCCCGCCAGACGTTCGTCCAGTTCGACGCGGGATTCGGCGACGCGATCGTCACCTACGAGAACGAGGCGCTGCTCGAGAAGGCCAAGGGACGCGACTACGCGATCTCCGTGCCGAAGAAGACGATCGAGACGGAGTGGAAGGTGGCGCGGGTCGACAGGAACGTCCGCCCGGAGCAGGAGCATGCCGTCGCCGAGCTCATCAAGTTCCTCTACACCGCCGAAGCCCAGCGCGCCTACGCGAAGTACGGCTTCCGGCCGGTGGACGCGAAAATCGAGAAGGAGTTCCACGCGAAGTACGCGAAGGTGGCGCAGCCGTTCACGGTGGACGACCTGGGCGGGTGGAAGAGCGCGCGGAAGAACGTGATCGAGAACGCCTGGAAGAAGACCCAGGGGAAGTAGCTTCCGTCGCGATGAGCCGGCCCCGGAACATGGACTCCCTGCTGCGGGGCGCCACTTTCGCCGCCGCGCTGGGGCTGTTCTTCCTGCTGATCCTCCTGCCGCTGGTGTCGCTCAACCAGTACGCGGTGCGGGAGGGTTTCGGGGTGTTCTGGGACCGGCTCAAAAACCCCGACGCCGTCGCCGCGCTGCGGCTGACCGGCCTCGTCGCGCTGGCCACGACCGGGGTCAACGGCGTCATCGGGACGGCGATGGCGTTCCTCCTTACGCGGTACCGGTTCCCGGGCCGCAAGGCGATCAACGCCCTGGTGGACATCCCGCTCGCCATCCCCACGGTGGTCACCGGGTTCGCCCTGCTGCTGATGTACGGGCCCCTGGGACCGGTGGGGAGGTTCTTCGGGGAGCGGGAGATCCAGATCATGTTCTCGTTCCCCGGCCTCCTGCTGGGGCATGTCTTCGTAACGTTCCCGTTCATGGTCCGGGCGGTGGGCGCCGTGCTCGAATCGGTGCCGCGCTCGGGGGAGGACGCGGCGCGAACGCTGGGCGCGAAGGAGTGGCAGGTGTTCGCCTTCGTGACGATCCCGGCCGTCCGGGAGGGGATCGTGGCGGGAGCCTTCCTCACGTTTTCCCGGTCCCTGGGGGAGTTCGGCGCCTCCATCATGGTGTCGGGGAACCTCGTGGGCCGGACGCAGACCGGGCCGCTCTACATCTTCTCGCGGTTCAACACGGGAGACGTGGAGGGCGCGGCGGCGATCGCGATCCTGCTGGCGCTGGCGTCCTTCCTCATCCTCCTGCTGCTTCAGCTCTTCCAGTCGTCCGTGGCGAGGAAGGTCGGATGACCGCACCCCACCTGATCATCGAGAACGTCCGAAAATCGTTCGGCCCGAAGGACGTGCTGAACGACGTCTCCTTCTCCGTGGTGCGGGGAGAGATGGTGTCCATCCTGGGGCCCAGCGGATGCGGCAAATCGACCCTCCTGCGCGTGCTGGCGGGGCTTCTTCGCGAAGACCGCGGCACGATCCGGATCGAGGGCAAGGAGATGTCCGGAGTGCCCCCGAGGGAACGCGGCATCGGGTTCGTCTTCCAGGACTACGCCCTCTTCCCGAAGATGACCGTCCGGGAGAACGTGGCGTTCGGCCCCCGCGTCCGGGGCGCGCCCGCGGCGGCAAGATACCGCAAGGCGTCGGAGATGCTCGACCTGGTGGGGCTCGCGGAGGAAGCGGACCGCCCCGTCGACACGCTCTCCGGGGGGCAGCGCCAGAGAGTCGCCCTGGCCCGCGCCCTCGCCGTTTCCCCTTCCCTCCTGTTCCTCGACGAGCCGCTCTCCGCCCTGGACATCAAGGTCCGGGAACGGCTGCGCCGGGAGATCGCGGCCGTCCAGAGGAAGGTGGGGATCACCACTCTGATCGTCACGCACGACCAGCAGGAGGCGATGGAGATGGGGGACCGGGTCGCGGTGATGAACGAGGGGCGGATCGAGCAGGTGGCCACTCCTCGGGAAGTGTACCAGGATCCCGCGACGGAGTTCGTCGCGCGGTTCGTCGGGGAGGTGAACGTCCTCCCGGGGATGCCGTACCGGGGGTACGCCTACGCGGGGAGCCTCGCCATCCGGCTGGATGGAAACGGGGCGGGTCGATCCGGCGGAACGATCAAGGTCCTCCTCCGGCCGGAAGACGTGACGCTGCTCCCCCCCGGAATCGCGGAGGCGGGCCAGGCGCACGCCACGGTGGGATCGGTCTCCTACCTCGGCGCGCACCTTCGCGTGGAGATGACGACGGAGGAAGGGTACCCGCTCACGGCCCTCCTCCAGCGGAGCCACAAGATGGCGGACCGGCTCGCGTCGGGCGACACGGTGCGGGTGGCCGCCCTGCGGGGGAGCATCCTTCCCGACCCGATGGGCGGCAGGGATCCGGAATATTACCTGTGAGGGGCGCATGAATACCGGGAATCCGTACCTGCCTCTGTTTTTCGACCTCTCGGGCGCCCGGGCGCTCGTCGTGGGCGGCGGCGCGGTCGCGGCCCGGAAGATCGAAGCGCTCGCGGCCGGTGGGGCCGCGGTGACGGTCGCGGCGAAGGAGCTCTGCCCCGCCCTGTCGGCGCGTGCCGCGCGAGGTGAACTCCTGGCGGTCCGCGGGGCGTACCGGGAAGAGCTCCTGGAGGGGGCGGAGCTGGTCTTCGCCGCCACCTCGGACCGGGCGCTGAACGCCCGCGTGTCGCGGGACGCAAGGCGGCGCCGCATCCCGGTCAACGTCGCCGATTCGCCCGGGGAGTGCACGTTCATCCTTCCGGCGGTGGTGCGGGGCGAAGAGTTCACGGCGGCGATCTCCACGGGAGGGAAGAATCCGGGAGCGGCCCGAGCCTTGCGGGAGTTTCTCGAAGAGCACCGCGCCGAGGTCGGGGTCCGGTTGGAGCGCGGACGGCGGCGCAGACGCATCGCCGCGCGGCCGGGTAAGGTCTACATCGTCGGCGCCGGCCCCGGCGACCCGGACCTGCTGACCGTGCGTGCGCTCGGGCTGCTTCGCAGCGCCGACGCCGTCGTGTACGACTACCTCGTCCCTCAGGAGATCCTGTCGCTTGCCCGCGAAAAGGCGGCGAAGATCTGCTACGCCCGCAAGGGGCGCACGGCGGGCCACGGGGCGGCGATCAAGCAGAACGCCATCCACGAGACGATGGTGCGGCTGGCGCGGGAGGGGAAATCGGTCGTGCGGCTGAAATCGGGCGATCCGCTGGTCTTCGGAAGGGGCGGGGAGGAGGCGGAGCACCTCGCCCGCGAAGGCGTCCCGTTCGAGATCGTCCCCGGGATCACGGCGGCCGTCGGGTGCGCCGCGGCGGCCCGCGTGCCGCTGACGCATCGCGCCCTCGCCTCGTCGGTCACGTTCCTTCCGGGGCATGAATCCGATGCGAAGGGGGGAAGCGCGGTCGCCTGGGACCGCCTGCCGAAGGACGGGACGCTCGCGGTCTACATGGGCGTGGGGCGGATCGCCGCCGTCGCAATGGAGCTCACCGCCGCGGGATTTCCTCCGGACACCCCGTTCGCCGCGGTGGAGAACGGCTCCCGGCCGGGCGAGCGCGTCGTCCGGGGACGCCTGGGCGACCTGCACCGCACGGCGGAAGAGGCAGGGATCCGCTCCCCGGCGATCCTGTTCGTCGGGCGGACCGCCGCGCTGTTCCAATCCGAACAAAAGCGGGAGAACCTCGATGAACCTGTCGCGCAGGGTATTTGACGACGTATCGCAGCTCATCGGATCGCGGGAGAATCCGACGCCGGTGGTCCGGCTTCGGAAGCTGCCTCCCGCGGGCGGGGGTACGATCCTCGCCAAGCTCGAATGGATGAACCCGTTCGGGTCGATCAAGGACCGGACGGCGCGGTACCTCCTCGAGGGGTTGCGCAGGGACCGCCGGCTCGACGGGAAGAAGATCGTGGAGCCCACCTCTGGCAACACGGGGATCGCCCTCGTGGCGCTGTCCAACCTGCTCGGCGTGCCGTGCACCATCACGATCCCGTCCGGCGCCCCCGCGGAGAAGATCACGCTGCTTCGGCTGCTGGGCGCCGAGGTGTGGGCGACGCCGGACGACCTCTGCCCGATCGACCACCCCAAGGACGGCGCGATCGCGCTGGCGCGCAGCTTCGTCGAGGGGGAGGCGACGAAGGACAAGTACGTGATGCCGAACCAGTACGAGAACCCCGACAACGTGCGGGCGCACTACGAGGCGACCGGGCCGGAGATCTGGGACCAGACGGAAGGGAAGGTCACCCACTTCTTCGCCGGGTACGGAACGTGCGGGACGATCACCGGCGTGGCGAAGTTCCTGAAGGAGAGAAACCGGGAAGTCCGC
This genomic stretch from Deltaproteobacteria bacterium harbors:
- a CDS encoding DUF2318 domain-containing protein; the protein is MILLLAGVAAAGHAGLFDGILKKSPADAAKAAGVKESADTVSIPLSALDSGKALFLSLESAGRQLHYFALRSSDGKYRAALDACDVCFRTNRGYRQEGEQMVCNNCNQKFACDKIGEVKGGCNPHPLAHKEEAGYMIIRKSDIAAGKEYFARKRT
- a CDS encoding PLP-dependent cysteine synthase family protein, with product MNLSRRVFDDVSQLIGSRENPTPVVRLRKLPPAGGGTILAKLEWMNPFGSIKDRTARYLLEGLRRDRRLDGKKIVEPTSGNTGIALVALSNLLGVPCTITIPSGAPAEKITLLRLLGAEVWATPDDLCPIDHPKDGAIALARSFVEGEATKDKYVMPNQYENPDNVRAHYEATGPEIWDQTEGKVTHFFAGYGTCGTITGVAKFLKERNREVRVIAIEPEKGHRLSGLKNFQESKKPGILDESLIDRTVRVPDAPAYETAIRLAREESLLVGPSTGAIVWAALQENLPAGAVAVCISPDNAFKYASHYTPCLEGEGVPDVEVKA
- a CDS encoding ABC transporter ATP-binding protein gives rise to the protein MTAPHLIIENVRKSFGPKDVLNDVSFSVVRGEMVSILGPSGCGKSTLLRVLAGLLREDRGTIRIEGKEMSGVPPRERGIGFVFQDYALFPKMTVRENVAFGPRVRGAPAAARYRKASEMLDLVGLAEEADRPVDTLSGGQRQRVALARALAVSPSLLFLDEPLSALDIKVRERLRREIAAVQRKVGITTLIVTHDQQEAMEMGDRVAVMNEGRIEQVATPREVYQDPATEFVARFVGEVNVLPGMPYRGYAYAGSLAIRLDGNGAGRSGGTIKVLLRPEDVTLLPPGIAEAGQAHATVGSVSYLGAHLRVEMTTEEGYPLTALLQRSHKMADRLASGDTVRVAALRGSILPDPMGGRDPEYYL
- the cobA gene encoding uroporphyrinogen-III C-methyltransferase, encoding MNTGNPYLPLFFDLSGARALVVGGGAVAARKIEALAAGGAAVTVAAKELCPALSARAARGELLAVRGAYREELLEGAELVFAATSDRALNARVSRDARRRRIPVNVADSPGECTFILPAVVRGEEFTAAISTGGKNPGAARALREFLEEHRAEVGVRLERGRRRRRIAARPGKVYIVGAGPGDPDLLTVRALGLLRSADAVVYDYLVPQEILSLAREKAAKICYARKGRTAGHGAAIKQNAIHETMVRLAREGKSVVRLKSGDPLVFGRGGEEAEHLAREGVPFEIVPGITAAVGCAAAARVPLTHRALASSVTFLPGHESDAKGGSAVAWDRLPKDGTLAVYMGVGRIAAVAMELTAAGFPPDTPFAAVENGSRPGERVVRGRLGDLHRTAEEAGIRSPAILFVGRTAALFQSEQKRENLDEPVAQGI
- a CDS encoding sulfate ABC transporter permease subunit; the protein is MSRPRNMDSLLRGATFAAALGLFFLLILLPLVSLNQYAVREGFGVFWDRLKNPDAVAALRLTGLVALATTGVNGVIGTAMAFLLTRYRFPGRKAINALVDIPLAIPTVVTGFALLLMYGPLGPVGRFFGEREIQIMFSFPGLLLGHVFVTFPFMVRAVGAVLESVPRSGEDAARTLGAKEWQVFAFVTIPAVREGIVAGAFLTFSRSLGEFGASIMVSGNLVGRTQTGPLYIFSRFNTGDVEGAAAIAILLALASFLILLLLQLFQSSVARKVG
- a CDS encoding extracellular solute-binding protein, producing the protein MKRMLVLLAAILLATQDVHAEPVKINLHSCCVTEDATTKEILPAFKKYYKEKFGKDVDVSASFAGSGTLKNQILGGAPVQVAVLSSELYLDQLKEKGLVSSDWRKNPNQGAVIKSVIVFVTRKGNPKGLVTFEDLAKPGTKVLHASPDTSGGAQWAIFAIYGAGANFRNLTFGPEDGGVKLLSAVEKNVIAQPESARQTFVQFDAGFGDAIVTYENEALLEKAKGRDYAISVPKKTIETEWKVARVDRNVRPEQEHAVAELIKFLYTAEAQRAYAKYGFRPVDAKIEKEFHAKYAKVAQPFTVDDLGGWKSARKNVIENAWKKTQGK
- a CDS encoding ABC transporter permease, whose translation is MNLRKLAWKNLLRRKSRAAFTGLGIFLGIATFVAIASLTSQMEGAVQDQLDRFGANILVSPRTDQLSLGFGDIALGGTEVSRSRLTLADKEKIASIHHRDRIRSIVPYLLTAADASGKNLVWMGIPSAEMADARPWWKIDGSPIRKRGEALLGADAAAALDKGPGGTVTTGNRLFHVVGVLRSTGEKEDGMIIADIADVQALSKVPGGVTFFEVAALCKNCPVEDIVAQIGQALPGARVSAIRQVV